The DNA region ACGCGCGATCGCTCTTAAACTCGTTCGCGAATTTTGGGCGGCCGATCTTTAGACTCTTGCGCGTTCACCTCAATCGTCATTCCCTCGCGGGCGAGAATAGCATTCGGAAAAGCTTGGCTGACTTCTTCCCCCATGCGATCGAGAAACTCATCATTATGCAAGGGATCGTGATGAAAGATCACCAATTGTTTGACATTGGCTTCTTTAGCCACTTTTACAGCTTCCTGCCAAGTCGAATGACCCCAACCCACCTTACTCGACTTTTCCGAATAGTATTCCTCATCGGTGTAAGCCGCATCAATGACCAGAACGTCTGCATCTCTGGCTAGCAACAGTACGTTAGGATCCAAGCGATCGGGAAAATGTTCTGTATCCGTAACGTAAGCAAAAGACAGATTGCCCCAGTTCACCCGATACCCTACCGCCTCTCCGGGATGATTGAGTTTGGCATTCTCAACGCAAGCCTCGCCAATTTCGAGCTTCTGACCTAATTCCAGATCGTGGAATTGTAAGTCCGCTTGCATAATTTGTAA from Oscillatoria sp. FACHB-1406 includes:
- a CDS encoding MBL fold metallo-hydrolase gives rise to the protein MSSYNQFLIKLWGVRGSIPCPGADTVRYGGNTPCIEVRVAGQCLIFDGGTGLRVLGQALLKEIPMEGHIFFTHTHWDHIQGFPFFTPAFIKGNRFHIYGPISQNGATIMQRHHDQMLHPNFPVPLQIMQADLQFHDLELGQKLEIGEACVENAKLNHPGEAVGYRVNWGNLSFAYVTDTEHFPDRLDPNVLLLARDADVLVIDAAYTDEEYYSEKSSKVGWGHSTWQEAVKVAKEANVKQLVIFHHDPLHNDEFLDRMGEEVSQAFPNAILAREGMTIEVNAQESKDRPPKIRERV